TTCATTGGACGACATGGCCCGCGTGCAGGCGGGCGACGTGCTGGTCGCCGACATGACCGACCCGGATTGGGAGCCGGTGATGAAGCGCGCCGCAGCGATCGTCACCAACCGCGGCGGACGGACCTGCCACGCGGCGATCATCGCCCGCGAGCTCGGCGTTCCCGCAGTGGTTGGCACCGGCAACGCGCTGGAGGCCATCAAGGAAGGCCAGACGGTGACGGTAAGTTGCGCCGAAGGCGACACCGGTTTCATCTATGAAGGCGCCCTGCCCTTCGAGCGCCACGTCGCCGATCTGGACAAGATGCCCGAGGCACCGCTGAAGGTGATGATGAACGTCGGCAACCCCGACCGCGCCTTCGATTTCGCGATGCTGCCCAACGCCGGCATCGGCCTGGCCCGGCTGGAGATGATCATCGCCAGCCACATCGGCATCCACCCCAAGGCATTGCTGGAATACGACCGCCAGGATGCGGCGACGAAGAAGCAGATCGATGCGAAGATCGCCGGCTACGGGGACGACCCGGTCCAGTTCTACGTCGACCGTCTCGCCGAGGGAATCGCGACCATCACCGCGTCGGTGGCACCCAAGGCCGTGATCGTGCGCCTGTCGGACTTCAAGACCAACGAGTACGCCAACCTGATCGGCGGCGCGGCCTACGAGCCGGACGAGGAAAACCCGATGCTCGGCTTCCGTGGCGCCTCGCGCTACGTGGATCCGAGCTTCAGCGATGCGTTTGCGCTGGAGTGCCTCGCGGTGCTGAAGGTGCGCGACGAAATGGGCCTGACCAACCTGTGGGTCATGATCCCGTTCGTGCGCACTCTCGACGAGGGTCGCAAGGTGGTCGAGGTGCTGCGCGCCAACGGTCTGGAACAGGGCAAGGACGGCCTGAAGATCATCATGATGTGCGAGCTGCCGTCGAATGCGCTGATGGCCGAGGAGTTCCTGGATATCTTCGACGGCTTCTCGATCGGCTCCAACGACATGACCCAGCTCACCCTCGGGCTGGACCGGGATTCGGGGCTGATCGCGCACCTGTTCGACGAACGCGACCCGGCGGTGAAGAAGCTCCTGTCGATGGCGATCAAGACCGCCAAGGCGAAGGGCAAGTACGTCGGTATCTGCGGCCAGGGGCCGAGCGACCACCCCGACCTGGCGCAGTGGCTGATGGAGGAAGGCATCGATTCGGTGTCGTTGAACCCCGATACGGTGGTCGACACCTGGTTGCGCCTGGCCAAGGCCAAGGCCGCCGGCTGATCCATCAGGCGCCGCAGACGACGGCGCTCGCGCACGCCAGTTCCACACCCAACGCCCCGCCTGACCGCGGGGCGTTGCTTGTTGCTCAAGCCTGCGCCGGTAGCCGGTCCGCCGATTCCAGACCGCCCAGCGAGCCCATGAAGCGGCGGTAATAGCGCAGCTCGTTGATGGAGTCGTGAACATCGCTCAGCGCGGTGTGGCTGGCCTGCTTGTTGACGCCGGCGCTGATTGACGGCGCCCAGCGCTTTGCCAACTCCTTGACCGTGCTGACATCCAGGTTGCGGTAGTGGAAATAGCGCTGCAGCTTCGGCATCTGGCGATGCAGGAAGCGTCGGTCCTGGCAGATGGAGTTGCCGCACATCGGCGAGGCGTTCGCCGGCACCCAGTGGGCAAGGAATGCGAGGGTCTGCTGCTCGGCTTCCTGCAGCGACACGCCCTGCTCCAGCACGCGCGTCCACAGCCCGGACCCGCCGTGCTGGTTGCGGTTCCAGTCGTCCATCGCCTCCAAGGTCGCCAGCGGGTGGGCGATGGCCAGTTCCGGACCTTCGGCGAGCACGTTCAGCTGCTTGTCGGTCACCACCGTGGCGATCTCGAGGATCGCGTCGTTGTCGGTGTCCAGACCGGTCATTTCCAGGTCGATCCAGACCAGGTTGTCGGCATTGACAGGGCCGTTGGCCATCGGGGGCTCGCGTCGCTTGAAGGGGGCAGGCATCATACCGTCACCCTGCAACGGAAGCCTGCATGTCTGCCACGCCCTTCGCCGATCCGAACCACTACGCAGTGATTTCGGCGATGATCACCCCCGCTTTTTTCCTGACCGCCACCGGCTCGCTGTTGATCTCCTCCAACAACCGCCTGGCGCGCGTGGTCGACCGCATGCGCAAGGAGATCGAGCACCTGCGCGAAACCGTGCCGGGCCCGATGCGCACCGAGCTGGAGATCCGGATCGGCTACCACCGGCGGCGCTCGTACCTGGTGCTGGGCGCGCTGCGGATCCTGTACGCCGCACTCAGCGCGTTCGTGGGCACCAGCATCGGGATCGCCGCCGATGCGTTCTTCCATTATCAGCTGGGCTACCTGCCTACGCTGCTGGCGGTACTCGGCGTGCTGCTGATGCTGGCCGCCTCGCTGTGCCTGGGGCAGGAGGCGCGAATCAGCCTGCGGGTACTGGAGCGCGAGCTGCGCGCGGAGCTGGACAAGGATTCCACCATCCCGCAGCCGTTCTGAGTCAGGCGCAATGCCGCCTTACGACGACTTCATACGCTTGCGGCGGAAATAGGCGGTAAGCCGCGCGCCCGCCTCGTCACCCAGCAAGCCGCCCTCCACCTCCAGCCGGTGGTTGTGGCGCGGGTCGGTCAGCAGGTCGAAGACGCTACCGGCGGCGCCGGTCTTCGGGTCGGCAGCGCCATAGACCACGCGGGCGACGCGCGCATGCACCATGGCCATCGCGCACATCGCGCAGGGCTCCAGGGTCACGTAGACCGTGCATCCCAGCAGGCGGTGGTTGGCCAGGCGGAACCCGGCCTGGCGCATCGCCACGATCTCCGCGTGTGCGGTGGGATCATGCTCGGTGATGTTGCGGTTCCAGCCCTCGCCCAGTAGCGAGCCGTCCGCGGCG
This genomic interval from Lysobacter ciconiae contains the following:
- a CDS encoding DUF2721 domain-containing protein; protein product: MSATPFADPNHYAVISAMITPAFFLTATGSLLISSNNRLARVVDRMRKEIEHLRETVPGPMRTELEIRIGYHRRRSYLVLGALRILYAALSAFVGTSIGIAADAFFHYQLGYLPTLLAVLGVLLMLAASLCLGQEARISLRVLERELRAELDKDSTIPQPF
- the ppsA gene encoding phosphoenolpyruvate synthase, with product MNDNILWLHALRLDDLARVGGKNSSLGEMIGNLSSLGVSVPGGYATTSEAFKDFIAHNDLHQRIFDRLAPLDVDDVAALTEAGKDIRDWVISAPLQPGLDRDIRIAYRQLCDENGGGDVAVAVRSSATAEDLPDASFAGQQETFLNVTGEDDVVVKVKEVFASLYNDRAIAYRVHHGFKHEDVFLSAGVQLMVRSDVGASGVLFTLDTESGFREVVFITSSFGLGEMVVQGAVNPDEFYVYKPTLAQGKQAILRRSIGAKQLRMVYSDQPGERVRTEDTPADMRGTFSINDEDVHELARQALIIEKHYGRPMDIEWAKDGVSGKLFIVQARPETVKSRGHATQIERYQLGERGPVVCEGRSIGNKIGSGIARVIRSLDDMARVQAGDVLVADMTDPDWEPVMKRAAAIVTNRGGRTCHAAIIARELGVPAVVGTGNALEAIKEGQTVTVSCAEGDTGFIYEGALPFERHVADLDKMPEAPLKVMMNVGNPDRAFDFAMLPNAGIGLARLEMIIASHIGIHPKALLEYDRQDAATKKQIDAKIAGYGDDPVQFYVDRLAEGIATITASVAPKAVIVRLSDFKTNEYANLIGGAAYEPDEENPMLGFRGASRYVDPSFSDAFALECLAVLKVRDEMGLTNLWVMIPFVRTLDEGRKVVEVLRANGLEQGKDGLKIIMMCELPSNALMAEEFLDIFDGFSIGSNDMTQLTLGLDRDSGLIAHLFDERDPAVKKLLSMAIKTAKAKGKYVGICGQGPSDHPDLAQWLMEEGIDSVSLNPDTVVDTWLRLAKAKAAG
- the orn gene encoding oligoribonuclease, which translates into the protein MANGPVNADNLVWIDLEMTGLDTDNDAILEIATVVTDKQLNVLAEGPELAIAHPLATLEAMDDWNRNQHGGSGLWTRVLEQGVSLQEAEQQTLAFLAHWVPANASPMCGNSICQDRRFLHRQMPKLQRYFHYRNLDVSTVKELAKRWAPSISAGVNKQASHTALSDVHDSINELRYYRRFMGSLGGLESADRLPAQA
- the tadA gene encoding tRNA adenosine(34) deaminase TadA, translated to MSDDQRWMRQALALADRAEREDDEIPVGAVVVAADGSLLGEGWNRNITEHDPTAHAEIVAMRQAGFRLANHRLLGCTVYVTLEPCAMCAMAMVHARVARVVYGAADPKTGAAGSVFDLLTDPRHNHRLEVEGGLLGDEAGARLTAYFRRKRMKSS